The genomic stretch aatcattagtagaggctgctatcgaggcgggcgggattaggtgttcaataaaaggacttcctaatacgcaccctcaccccttactccagatctctgtgaacatccgtgttcattggcatccacgagagtcattctagacatagaatgctaagggtaacgagttcttagtgttcatgtcactactttgtgtcttgacatgacacgaggtattcgaacggttccaatttcccataaaaattggtggcgaccccataaatgcaggcttattcaacctttcaccggtttcaatgcctcacaaatcggtaacggcccatgacgtgctttggcaatccaaggttccatgggagaagtgccgccgccttaaGCATCACAACGCGTGGGTACGCGCGgcacgggtggcccatgtccacaaaaatgcacacaacataaaataaaggcacacaacataattaaactccagttttcttaccttataaaaaaaaacataattaaaCTCCTCTCCCAAACCTAAATGgtacagtgtcctcattgtgacgcttacagcatagcaatcacacaaaaatttccagctacctaaaggacacaactaaaATGAGGGATGAAAAAGAAATAGAGATAATACAATGAAAGTagatacaagggaagagaataccgggtaagagcgtaggagttcccccaaaccagctccaAAATAAGGGAGAAAGAACAACCGCGCAATTCCTATCATCATCTAGCTACGTTTCTGACCCAAAacacttgggtactcgatcgagcctgccagcactcgatcgagtatttatctGGCGAACAAATATTCTGCATTTTAAAACAAATTCCCATCCAAGGCataatcaatacaacttaaagcacgcaatagtaaatcaaaaagtagtgcatgtgctacacacaaacataagtagcacaaataaatagtccaagcaaagaaaataaatgacgaataaagttcttgctcatcaaactcaaagtctaatgtaAAATATGGTCAAGTATATTCATCGCTCTTCAAGTCATCATCTTGGGGAAGGAGATAAGGCACTTCATTTATCAAAGGGGCTTGCTTCATCTCATAAATTTCGATGGGCTCCTCTATGAATATCTCTACTTCCAAAGTATCCATCTCGGCCTCCAACTCAACAATCTCATCACAGCTGTATACCATCTCAGGAGGAGGCTCATCTCCATATATCAACTTCTCTATCTCATCCATCTCCTTGCTCTATGGATATGACGTAACAGCAGGGGCATCATATAGACTCCTGTCAAAACAATAAGTAAAGGAATCATGAATAGGTGGATCAATAGgattaatcatatgacaagaagcttttaaatcaggagAACATGATGCTTTGTCAAGaccaaaagtgatagtatcatctcCAATATTGAACGTAAGACTCCcatgcctaacatctataaccgcccctgcTGTATGCAAGAATGGTCAtcctagaataataggaacacgagaatcctcagctatatctatcaCTACAAAGTCGACTAGAATGAAAAATTTCCCTATTCTAACTGGTATATCTTCTAAGATACCCATAGGGTGCTTAATAGACATGTCAGCCATTTGTAGAGCCATATTAGTACATTTAAGcttcatcatgtttaatttattGCAAATTTTatatggcatgacactgacgttttctcctaaatcacataagaCATTGTCAATAGTTAAAGGGCCTATAGTACAAGCAATAGAAAAACTCCttggatccttaagcttaggcGGAGAATTGGCTTGCAATGCGGCGTTGCATTCATGAGTGAACGCGATAGTCTCTACTTCATCAAAGGACCGCTTCtttgacaagatctctttcaaaaacttagcatatgccgacacttgagttaccaattcagtaaatcgcacagtcacttgaagattcttcactacctccatgaacctcccGAACTATTGTTCGAGCTTAGATTTCTGCAAtctttgaggaaaaggtagttgaattttaatcGGCTCGGCTTCTTTAGCTTTAGAAGTAACTTTGGAAGCATTATCGTCAGTTacaggggtgactcgatcgagttcagGGGTGACTTGATCGAGCCGTgtgtgcactcgatcgaggaaccagatTTTGTCCAATGTCGTAGCTGAAATACGCGAAAAATCATCATCTGgagaggtgcctcgatcgagcccgtggtgaactcgatcgagtaccttggttcctcgatcaaaccctgtgctactcgatcgaggatcctctgcAAATCCGTCTTTTTAGCTTGTCTCGCTTTTCTTCACATCTCGTGTTTCAGTTTCGTCAATTTATTTTTCATtgtcacttagctccaaattaccTAATCCCTTAGGATGTATGTAAGGGACctcatcttcatcaatgggcaCGTCCGGACTTTGATAAGTGGTACCACTCCTCAaagaaatagcattaacttgctcatgtgcttgtttaccttgaggaggaagattgcctgactgttttgaaggattttgagccgccatttgagcaacttgagtatccaacatcttttTGTGAGCCATAAGTTCGGAAATCTGAATCATTTGCTTTTGTTGAATTTACAAACTTTGTTGCAATAGGGCCATCATCTCTGCCAtctcattacttggagcttgaggaggaggttgtatctgttgaaaacctccttgattttgccgaacAAAGTTTCCTTGTGATTGGTTACCACGATTTGGGGGAATAATATAAGCATTCTGCGGCGGGGCTTGAGCAAAAgcattctgactcctttcagggaagaagttagaatagggagtaccttgcttgaaagattaGAAAGCATGAACTTGTtcaatggtactcatacacttggccgcagtgtggccatctatccctCATCTTTCAGAGGACAcctcttgttgaaccatatgaaccGTTTCTTGCTTATTAACCAAAGACTGAGTAGTCTTCAACTTGGCTATTTGAGCCGTTAAAGCCTCCAGCTGTGCCGCAATAGCATTGTCTgaaccacttcctctcttactacctctggattaccatactcagctccgtgagtagctatctgatcaatcaacttccaagcattaccaTCATTAGTATTATCCTAGAATCTTCCATTGGAAGCTAAATCAAGCAAAGCTctgtgatcgtcatacaaccccttgttaaactggttgcaaaggaaccaaatctgGAAGCCATGACGGGGGACGGATCGAACTAGCCTCTTGAAACGAACccaagcttcattaaaatcctTATTTGGACCTTGCTTAAAACTCGTAATCGGGCTTCTAAGAGCATTAGTTATTTGCGGTTGAAAACACCTCTTGTAAAATGCAAGAGCTAATGAAGTCCAGTTAGTAATTGCATCAGCCTCCATATCCAAGTCAGGTGGCCACTCTACTACATCATCTCTCAAAGAGGAAGGAAAGAGAGTTTGTTTGACTTGATCTTATGTCACCCCAGCtgtcaaaggaatagaacaacaATATGTAACAAATTTTTCCATGTGCTTTGCGGGGTCCTCTCTTGCTTTTCTGCCAAACATGCTCTCTACTAGGCTTATATAGGAAggtttgatcggtccgtttcatgttcacaattgaatagatgttgtcgttgggtcacgtccgaatcaaaacacaatttatagcttcacaaacaactctacaattagtaaagaggcaagtaaaggtcggatcccaagggacgggaattgagatgagatttctattgaaactagtggtgtcttaggggtgtcacaatttgggttgatgtagaaggtcactaactaaatagtaatgaaaataaataagcaagatgaaataaaagggttgtaaacaattgataaaaagcactagggtatcatggggtcataggggaatcatgggaattgatcatacaaacatgttctcaaattataagcaagcaattattgttgtgatggattgagttgggttatatcttacaatcctaggaaagtttgggtcccggagccgaatcgattagattgtacaacacctacaagtcgacttagtcttccctactcaacaacatgcatggtctaatgagactcgagttggtttatgtcttacaagtctcattgaaaagataggtgatgggtaaaaaatgcaaggattcataggctcacatttcatcaaacataacatgtgcatgagttgagatcaaaacaagcaagcaaataaaccatgaaagcatattaatttaagcatgaatcattccccatgttggtttcccctaattacccattaaccctagctaggtcactactcactcattatcatgttgatcatgctagcaaggttgtcaatcataccaataaaaggaaacatgatgaacaaatgaaagtaattaacaataattaaaaagggattaagagaattataactactaatgattccaataataaagcaaagaataaaagaagtacttgatgcttgattgagaggttgtcaatctcccaataataacccaaataatcttcaattacccaaaataaaggatgaacaaaagagagattaaggaaataaaacttgtattaaaacttgattaattgttgattacaatattaaagagagatttgattgatattaactactctaataattgataagaagaacatcctcttctaattagactaatggggtatttatagtggaaattaggtggatgcattagggttaactaagggctaaactagtaattacactttttagattgagcgaGGGGAGAAGCGGTAtttttgaaggaagggcttctttctttgatgcaTGAAGAGACGAAttcgtgctgggctggaatccgggcgtattggtgtcgggacgggcggattatagcaggggaagacgggcatcttcgagggaatccgggcggattctggtggctgcttacccgggcgtctttggaggaagatgcacggattgtgctgtggaggacgggcggattcaaggcaatccgctcggattgtagctcagcattgtttcttcttcttttcttcccttttcttcataaaatccttggggatttccttggggatgcaaggatcctttctcaacattgctcatctactatcatatgtacaaaggccttctaatcttgtctctccttgatgcttggtcattgaatttaatcaatttagtctcgttttgccatgaaaatgcaagatttgcacttctttccactactacaaatccaggcaactacaacgccccattaacaacgagtattcacgaaaatcacaatagacgttgtagaatgtatggcgcaaattttaataaaatgaattacaacgggtatggttataaaaaccgttgttattagttttaacaaggGGTTACACATACACAACCGTTGTTACTAAtgtggcgcaaaattgacgcaaagttagtgaaaagtaatcacaacggttgcttttggaacccgttgttaaaacttctttgacaacggttgttgtttaataaccgttgtcaataccttccatactataaaccacacaaacacaagtctgctgcagccacaaaacacaaacccatcagccaaacacaaacacaaaacacacactttctcatcgtctctttctctctttctcatcgtcgctttatcttctcgccgtcactgttgatttcatcgtctctttacgtacgttctgtaattatcaggtttgtttcatcgtcattattttatttttctaattatttcatttccatgtatgtgtttttatcgaccattaggttccatTCAGCatctgctatatcgtcatatagctgcagctgctgctgctccgtcaagccatcttctttgtcgtccttcagtacggatcgagcatagtaagagtcttaaggatgatatcattcattttgttggagtttggagtttgttttgaaagattaaggagggttaatttatttggagtttgttttagcagttagggtttggagaatatattgagataatggaaatgcatgttagttgagataatgcaatgtatttatactaagcaatgtgtgggttgagttattttttaattaatatatatgttaggaagttgttccataatcatcatcatatctctcaatgctgcttcaaatcttattactaacccttctcattccatattgtccgttcatatgcacagtgctGGCAGTAATAAtctggatcttgatgatgactgatctatggagttcgaaaaatggaagcaaatcaaacatgCATAACttaacactttcaaaatgatcatttcatttaattttaaaccaaatacattacagcaattatcagaaatcaaaagatgtataataagccggaacaaccccggttaagcgtaaaaagcgcttctcaacctgccaccaatcacgccactctggtataccgctaacttccgggtcattggcttcatattttacaataacagattgaatatatgcaaggacacgacttgcatgtggagataaggttggaagagtacaactcaacatatctctggctgcagccaagttgcgagtaacaggccgacgagggtatgaagatgatgatgatgatgaggctttgttgacaagcggatgacgcttcacgcctcttaatccaataattccgttgatgttcaagggatgatttgattaatgggtgttgatcggagGAAGCCcttggcgagaaccttcccatcatcttcaatcgtttgtgtaagccattcttcgttgttgataaaattagggttcattgccatgttgtttcaattaatgaatgttagtaaaggatgctttaatatttatagtcacatttataagttttttcaaaaccgttggtaattaatttaagggatattctgcatgcatcggaattataacgggccgtaattatgcatgcatctagtaatatttaatttaatttttatttattttttaagaacaaacaacaacggttatttattaaaaaaccgttgtctttagttataacaacggttttgtatattacaaccgctgttataactttccctctaaaattgagtcacactttccacaacgggtttttatacttaaaaccgttgttaatagttttaacaacgggttccttaagaaaaccaaccgttgttaaaaccttttacaacggacgctttaacaacgtccgcttttttatataacaacggttttcaaccgttgttatagcctgtatctgtagtagtgttcctaccaagggatcaaaatctcaaagaatatgcaaaacaaagaactaaagacaataaatgacccaaatatgcactaaaaagcatgggaacaaggctaattcaggggctaaatatgcgctaattatggtcacatcaaatatccccaaaccgaacctttgctcgtcccgagtaaagaggtgacaaagactaggaccattatttaaactaacctaataacatagccgatatgagacaattagcgggtctcactccgccccttcaactcacaacaagacaaccatgaggtaggatgccttcttgcaaggcaaggtgggtcttgccaaaatggcgacacatccaaacattaagcacacaaaatcaaataatggatgcatcaacaaaaggaatagccacttcctcatcaagtggcggaggcaactaagagagaacaaatttaagagcatataatccttcacaaagactagttcaacaaattactaaggctaagagtatggcactaaatcacctccaaatggtgttaaactagactactcttgtcctcaatttccaaatgctttcgtcaagagtgatcggatggtggtggaatgatgatccctatgatgctagtagcatatgacatgacaagtctcgaattctctacaaaagtaaaggtcatggatcgtcccaagctcgacaaagtggtttgacaaaaggctttttgggaatgaaatgctcaaatctttataaacaaagggtggatatgactagcattcaaaattgtcctcatttaactttcacatttcaaaaatttaagatggggtttgtcccttccgggctagtgtcctttgctttcgccaatcgcttattaggcaaccggttaacctcttgacaatagcttttcggggtgatagtcactctatctctgggcggttgaattcacaaccgtgtgggggcccaattcaatggatccctctccaaagcacatcaaagtggtacgcctccatcaaaacaactaaatttctcaacatttcaacatttcataacatttgaggtttccttggcaataaattacttccacatgacaaaatttttgaaatgagcacttcaaacttattgatagaaaaatatttttgggttgccttaccacaaggtcaatcaaggtcacctagacaagttaaccaagtccacatcgcatcacgggattggataggtgactcacatgcaaacccttgactaggctttgggtcatgggtcaaaagacactagtatgacaaaatctagggtgttttacaaccattctagtaggcaaagtcttcagttgaaaaagtatttgtaatggcttagttgctcttgtcaaagttctcaattaggcacttttcaaaatgtttcatctaaatgcaactacatgccatgatgcaactattatatacatcctaatgcaagtgtttctatcaactaatatgacatataaactaaatgcaagtcctaagtttacattgttataccgcatcaatcaaaataaagccacatagtcattaacatagagaggaaaaaggagattggaaagatcataccatgcggtcttcatggtcctcatgtctcggatgtggcgtagtcaatcaatgtgaacaaggatagaacaaacacaatatatacaacaatatatacataactacactaccaaagaaataaacatgtttttgggtttttcaattttcaaatttttatggttttttcgaaatttttcaattttttggatttttgaataaaagttaagttagaattccccatccccacaataatatgggcattgtcctcaatggccaaaatgatgggatattatgcaaacatgatgcatgatttctacactaaatgcaagctacactaatctacactacatgatgcatggtttttgtttatgacggagaggataatttagattacctcccgttgtgtatgcattaacttccccaaaccgatctagacattattgctaatgtccaaggatgggtgtagttcatgcacacactatgcaatgcatgaaactaattttgtcattttggattttgaaaggtgggaacaataaaatgagaacacctcaatggggccgaggtgttagtcctctatggtgctaggactactccaacaatgataaatattaataaaatacaagttaacaaaacacaaacttcttttcatgaaacttgaaaaattaaagagaggagatgagggaacttcacttaaacttaggtgggtgcctctcgcccgctctacctagctatgaagtaatctTCTAGaggtcggcatcatctccttctagatcgctatcccatatctcctttgatgcatcactcatacttgggtccatgaactcgtcctcttcactttcaagctccaccgtgtctcctccacgagaattgttgcttccctcctcttgtctcccgtttgctccttcatttgccctctccgaattggggaagagtaggtccatttgagcccatgaggggaatgctccttcctcactaatctttcccttttgaaccatgtcgtggtattgaggatagagtgcatagtaaatgtCCACGTTGGTTTCATATTGGCgaaagtgcaaatcttgtagaattcctgtgagaaagtcgtcacggggaaggatgaaggggttgggatggttatacggttgataaggaaatgggtagggaggcactttgatcttttCATCTTgggattgttgctcttgttgttgttgttggggatttggaggtggtgcttgtcttggttgggttggatttggagggatgaggtaggatgggattggagacaaatgtcctcttctcggggagatacgtggtaggtcggccattggaagataaatcggatcgcttccttttgttaaccacttaatccgcttatcgaccccctcaagggttatccaatggtgatgaatgagaagaagatcttcatttatcctcgtgtttcccaaaagaggagcatactcattattctcattgaatctcgggttgaaatgcttcgcaagcctagtaatgagtcctccattcacaatgtgtttcattccatcatcgtcaccattcctaaactttgcccatatCTCTAGtaatactagaggtgcattgaagtggtacgcacttcttccttgaatattgaggtaggattccataaacacaaggtctaattggttcactatGGCCGGATCACGGCGGGCAAGTAGGGTGCCCGAAAGTAATCGAtaagtaagcctcaagatcggattttggatatgaaaagcgagacattccttggtgtgtatgaaatcccggccggtcatggccctctacaaaggttcaacactatacttctttggtttcgatgttcgggtaggcgaaacatcgagaccgagtacatttgcgaattctacaaaggtcatcatcctagaaacattctccaacctaaattctatgaatattgttttgttcaaggttgtaatcttcaaaaagctcaaaaattcaa from Silene latifolia isolate original U9 population chromosome 5, ASM4854445v1, whole genome shotgun sequence encodes the following:
- the LOC141655371 gene encoding uncharacterized protein LOC141655371; the protein is MEADAITNWTSLALAFYKRCFQPQITNALRSPITSFKQGPNKDFNEAWFLKEILSKKRSFDEVETIAFTHECNAALQANSPPKLKDPRSFSIACTIGPLTIDNVLCDLGENVSVMPYKICNKLNMMKLKCTNMALQMADMSIKHPMGILEDIPVRIGKFFILVDFVVIDIAEDSRVPIILG